Proteins encoded in a region of the Mycolicibacterium duvalii genome:
- a CDS encoding DUF3375 domain-containing protein gives MDDHGALSVADLHGLNRDLQNSRALRLLATTNLGLYATLMERHLCDGVVGETELVVALERDLAELDAADGQSGLALIKSWASQGWLHRVVDERSDRNVCYLTQDTRRALDFLRGMRRNDTIATGGSINGIASRLKQIAVRVDGDPARVRKHIEAEIAALQAELDDLDAGRRPEPDVTDCYDEARAIALQMERLITDIGQYGAMIEQATAALDEPIDSNVAYRDRQRQMYADYQAAWESQGRDSHRAFLRMINDPDQRAEFEADVAAVAEGLPALNPELRKVMAGFFELVGHQIDEVERIQQRCAQRVKRFTAFGTLEQSRGVARQLNDAIGAARALLKTSLTDSRLDDIEVPLARHAISSVGALSFRIGDLSAPKPAQSADGEVDLASFAALTTQVDAPAMTDMLNAAIRRGPVSLAQAVDLVGRDGAGAYLGHVIVLWSWALKQPHENIPDSTTIRFRSLDGKDREIAVPELHFTEPIAGALT, from the coding sequence GTGGACGACCACGGCGCACTGTCGGTCGCCGACCTGCACGGACTCAACCGCGACCTGCAGAACTCCCGGGCGCTGCGGCTGCTCGCCACCACCAACCTGGGTCTGTACGCGACGCTGATGGAGCGCCACCTGTGCGACGGCGTGGTCGGCGAGACCGAGTTGGTGGTGGCGCTGGAGCGCGACCTGGCAGAGCTCGACGCCGCCGACGGGCAGTCCGGGCTGGCGCTGATCAAGTCGTGGGCCAGCCAGGGCTGGCTGCACCGCGTCGTCGACGAGCGCAGCGACCGCAACGTCTGTTACCTGACCCAGGACACCCGTCGCGCGCTGGACTTCCTGCGCGGCATGCGCCGCAACGACACCATCGCCACCGGCGGCTCGATCAACGGCATCGCGTCGCGGCTCAAGCAGATCGCGGTCCGCGTCGACGGCGACCCGGCCCGGGTGCGCAAGCACATCGAGGCCGAGATCGCCGCGCTCCAAGCCGAACTCGACGACCTCGACGCCGGCCGGCGCCCGGAGCCCGACGTCACCGACTGCTACGACGAGGCCCGCGCGATCGCGCTGCAGATGGAGCGGTTGATCACCGACATCGGCCAGTACGGCGCGATGATCGAGCAGGCCACCGCAGCGCTGGACGAGCCGATCGACAGCAATGTCGCCTACCGCGACCGGCAGCGCCAGATGTACGCCGACTACCAGGCCGCGTGGGAATCGCAGGGCCGCGACAGCCACCGCGCGTTCCTGCGGATGATCAACGACCCCGATCAGCGCGCCGAGTTCGAGGCCGACGTCGCCGCGGTCGCCGAGGGGCTGCCCGCGCTGAACCCGGAGCTGCGCAAGGTGATGGCCGGCTTCTTCGAGCTGGTCGGCCATCAGATCGACGAGGTCGAGCGCATCCAGCAGCGCTGCGCGCAGCGGGTCAAGCGGTTCACCGCGTTCGGCACGCTGGAGCAGAGCCGCGGCGTGGCCCGCCAGCTCAACGACGCCATCGGCGCCGCGCGCGCCCTGCTGAAGACCAGCCTGACCGACTCCCGGCTGGACGACATCGAGGTGCCGCTGGCCCGCCACGCGATCAGCTCGGTCGGTGCGCTGAGCTTCCGGATCGGCGACCTGTCGGCGCCGAAGCCCGCCCAGTCGGCCGACGGCGAGGTCGACCTGGCCAGCTTCGCCGCGCTGACCACCCAGGTCGACGCGCCCGCGATGACCGACATGCTCAACGCCGCGATCCGCCGCGGCCCGGTGTCGCTGGCCCAGGCGGTCGACCTGGTCGGCCGCGACGGTGCGGGGGCCTACCTCGGGCACGTCATCGTGCTGTGGTCGTGGGCGCTCAAGCAACCCCACGAGAACATCCCGGACTCCACGACTATCCGATTCCGCTCCCTCGACGGCAAGGACCGCGAAATCGCCGTGCCGGAACTGCATTTCACCGAACCGATCGCCGGAGCGCTGACATGA